A genomic stretch from Aedes albopictus strain Foshan chromosome 2, AalbF5, whole genome shotgun sequence includes:
- the LOC109417695 gene encoding glutathione S-transferase 1, which produces MTKPILYTMHVSPPCRAVELCAKALDLDLERKVVNLATGDHLKPEFVKLNPQHTIPVLDDNGTVICESHAIMIYLVSKYGKDDSLYPKELVKQAKVNAALHFESGVLFARMRFVFEPIIFFDGSEIPADRAEYVQKAYQLLEDTLVDDYVVGNSLTIADLSCVSTVSSIVGVIPMDKNRYPKIHAWLERLKQLPYYEEANGGGAVEIAKFVLSQKEKNAQKA; this is translated from the exons ATGACCAAGCCCATCCTGTACACGATGCACGTGAGTCCACCCTGCAGGGCAGTGGAGCTCTGCGCCAAGGCACTGGACCTCGACTTGGAACGGAAGGTGGTCAATTTGGCCACCGGGGATCATCTGAAGCCGGAGTTTGTCAAG TTGAACCCTCAACACACCATACCGGTGTTGGACGATAACGGAACGGTGATTTGCGAAAGTCATGCAATTATGATCTATCTGGTGTCCAAGTACGGCAAGGATGATAGCCTGTACCCGAAAGAACTGGTCAAGCAAGCAAAGGTGAATGCTGCTCTACACTTCGAGAGCGGCGTTCTGTTTGCTCGTATGCGGTTCGTGTTT GAACCAATCATCTTCTTCGATGGAAGCGAAATTCCAGCCGATCGCGCAGAATATGTTCAAAAAGCCTACCAACTGCTGGAGGATACCCTGGTGGATGACTATGTCGTCGGCAACTCCCTTACCATTGCGGATTTGAGCTGCGTGTCAACGGTTTCCTCCATAGTGGGAGTGATTCCGATGGACAAGAACCGATACCCGAAGATCCATGCCTGGTTGGAACGCTTGAAACAACTGCCCTACTACGAGGAGGCAAATGGGGGTGGAGCTGTGGAGATTGCAAAGTTTGTGCTGTCTCAGAAGGAGAAGAATGCGCAGAAGGCATGA